The nucleotide window CGCCGGCTCAAGGTTGCCGCAAACGCAATTCTTAACATTAAATCCGACCGAGGCGGGTGATGCCGGCCGCTACAGGTCGTCGGGGCTGGCGGCGGGTTTCTTGCCGAATTCGCCCGCTGCTTTGCCTGTTTTAGCGGCTTTACGGCTTTTTCGGGGTGCTTCGGCCGGCACGGAAGCTGTTGCCGGCGCGGGCTTGGCGGTTGGCGGCGGGGGCGTTGCTTTAGCGGTGGGCTTGGGCTGCCACGGCAGGTTCAGGCCTGCCAGCAGCGAGTTGACACCGTCATCCTGCTTGGTCTTATCCAGGTAGAAGTAGCCGGCGGCCAGCAATACCAGGCCGCCTACCAGCTTCTGGCCGGTGCTGAGCTTGGCTATTTCATTGGTTACCTTCCGGTAGTTGCGGATGGAAAGAGCCGCTACCTCGAACAGGTCCTCCGATACAGTGTCTTTCTTCGAGTGCTTCTTTTTGTGCTTGCCCATAGCGTACCTGGTATAGCGAAACGACGGCGCCGTCGGCATCAACCGGCAGCATAGCGTATTCGGAGCCCGGCCCCGGAAGGTTTCCCCTTTTGCCAGCACCGAAATCAGCTGCTGCCCGGCATTGAAGCCCGAACGGACATTCCCGCTGCGTTTCGGCAACAGGCCTCTGCCGGCCCTGTAGGCGTTCTTCCGGGCAAAACCGTATTTTGGCCTCTGGTGTAGTGTTTATCCTGAGTTATGCTTACTGTATTTCTTCGTGCCCTGTTTGGCAGCCTGTTTTTCGTGCTTCTGGCCGGCTCCGGCTACGCGCAAACCGCTCTTTCGGAAGCGGAGCTGAGCGCCTTCTACGAACAGCTCAATGCCTACCGCACGGCGCGCTACCAGCCGCTGCCCGATCTGGAGGCCATCCGGCTGCCTTCCACCTTTTCGGGGGCCGATTTGCAGGCCCTGCACCTGCGGGAGCGGCACATTGTACGCGTAGACCTGGTGTACACGGCCTTCCGCCTGAACCCAACCTTCGACCAGCGCCAGCTCAACCTGAGCCGCATCCGCAACCTGGCGGCGGGCCTGCCGGGTCTGCTTCAGGATGAGTCCATTACCTGGACGCTGGTGGAGCAAACCGGCTGCAACAGCCCCGCGGAGTGCCAGCCTTTCTTCCATGGGTTTGTGGTGTACGTGGCCCGGCACGCCACTGCCGCTACCAGTCGCGCCGACCTCGACAGCCTCACGCGCAAGCTGCGCCTGCTGGATAAAAAGCTGGCGAAGAAAAAAGCCGCCCGCAAAAAGCAAGGCAAGAAGGTAGCGTGTAATCTACCCTTTACCCGGGCCTCCACCCGCCAGATGGCCCGCCACCTGCGCCGGACGTACCGGTGCCCCCAGCGCATCGGGCAGATCATCCGGTTTGAAATGTCGGTGGATGAGCACGGTGCTACCCGGCAGGTGCGGGTGCTGCCCAACAGCAAGCTTACGTGCCCCGCAGAGCTGGAAGAAGCCATCCGCCAAAGCGTGGTGTTTGCCTCGGGGTTCTACATTCACCGGCGCCAGTTTCCATTTGAGGTGAAGGGCGCTGTGCGGCTGCCACTGGGGCCGTTTCAGCTGCTGGGCCGCCCCGATCTGGCCATTACCGACTTTTCCCTGCCCGACTCCGTGGCTCGCCTCTACCGCGTGTTTCTGAAAAAGAAGGGCAAGCGGAACTATTGTGAGGCCCGCATTACCCCGGCCGGAGAGCTGCTGGCCGACACCACGGCCCCCGAGCTGGTGCTGCCGCCCGATGCCAACGTGGTAGCCCGCGTGATGCAGCGCCACCCCGAGTGGAGCAAGGAAGTGGTGGTGACGGACGTGACCGGCAGCATGTTTCCCTACACCTACGACCTGCTGGCCTGGCTGCAGCTGAGCGTCCTCGAAGACAAGAAAACCTTCGTGTTCTTCAACGACGGCGACGACCAGCCCGACAAAACCAAGCACATCGGCAAAACCGGGGGCTTCTACTCCGTGAAAACCGACAGCTACGAGGCCATCAAGAACAAGCTGGTGGAAGCCATGAAGGCCGGCGGGGGCGGCGACGCGCCCGAAAACGACGCCGAGGCCCTGCTCCACGCCCAGCAGCTCACCTCCGACTCCACCGACCTCATCCTCATTGCCGACAACCACACCTTCCCGCGCGATACCCGACTGCTCAAAAACACCACCGCCCACGTGCGCATCATCCTGTGCGGGGTGCACGACTACATCAACCCCCGGTACCTGGCCCTGGCCCGCAAGCATGGCTTCAGCCTGCACACCATGGAAGCCGATTTGCTCGATCTGAGCAAGCTGCTGGAAGGCGAAACCATTACCATCCAGGGCCAGCTGTACCAGGTAACCCGGGACGGATTCAAGCTGGTGCGCAAGACGTGAGCAGCCAAGTAGGGGAAGCAGGCAACGCGTAACAACCAGAGTAACTGGCGCTCCTGGCTGATACGCCCAAGTCGCTTGGGGTTTTTATACGAGGAGGCGGCTTTGCTAGCAGGGCTAGTGACCGTTGCGGGCCACCCGGAAGCCTAAGTCATCTATCTGGAAGCTGCGGGGGTGGCTGCGGCGGCGGTTGGTGGCCAGGCAGCCCCGGGGCTCGTCGCACCAGCCCCCACCCCGCATGATGCGGTAGGAGCCGTACACGGCCTCGTCGTAAATATCCGAGCACCATTCCCATACGTTGCCCAGCATGTCGTAGAGGCCCCAGGCGTTGGGCAGCTTCTGGCCCACGGGCTGGGTGGTCTGCCCTGAGTTTCCTTTGTACCAGGCAATGTTGTCGAGCTCCCCGTAGCGAGTACCGGGCGTGCCGGCTTTGCAGGCATATTCCCACTCGGCCTCCGTTGGGAGCCGGTAGCCAGGGGCCAGAGGGGCGAACCGGACGGCCTCGGCTTCCGGCCCGAAATGGTAGCACGAGGTGAGGCCGGCCGCCTCGGAAAGGCGGTTGCAGAACGTCACGGCCTCGTGCCAGGAAACCATTTCCACGGGGTGCTCTTCTCCCAAGAAGCGACTGGGCGCTTCCCCCGTCACGGCCCGATACAGGGCCTGGGTGATGGGAAAGGCCGCCAGCCAGAACGGCCCGACGTCTACCTGCCACTGCCGCTTCAGCCGGTCGTCGCGCAGTTGGATTTGTCCAGCAGGAATTTCTACTAACTGTGCCTGCAGTGTATCAACAGCGGAAGCAAGGGCCGGGGAAGGGAGCATGGGAAAGAAGGTAGGCTGCTGGTCAGCTAAGGCGCTGCAAGGTATAGCCCGCGCGGTACTTGTCCGTAGGCCCTAGCTAATAGGCCGGAACAGCCGGTCCCAGCGGATTTTGTGGAGCAAGTCGGCGTAGGGGTCGATGGACAGCCAGACGAAGAACGCCTTGCCCACGATATGGTCTTCGGGCACGAAGCCCCAGAAGCGCGAGTCCTCGGAGTTGTGACGGTTGTCGCCCATCATAAAGTAGTAGTTCTGCTTGATGGTGTAGCTGGTTAGCGGCCGGCCATGCTGGTAGATCGTGCCGTTCTGCCAACTGATGCCCTCATTGTGCTCGTACTGGGCCACGATGGTGTAGTACATACCCGCATTGGTCGGGGTGAGGGCAACCGTCTGGCCTTTGCGGGGCACCACCAGCGGGCCGTAGTCATCCAGCTGCCAGGTGGGCGGCTGATTGGTGGAAGCAGCGGCGGGGTTGTGGAAGTCGGCAACGCCGGGAAACAGGCTGACTGCGTACGTGGGGACGGTGAGGCCCTGAGCGTAGGGCTGACGCCGGAAGTATTCGGCTACCTCGGCCGTACAGCTGATCAGGAAGCCGGATTTACCCGTTTCCGGGTTGATGCTGGCGCGGGGCATTCCGTCCGGCTCGTTGTAATCGACCACGCCGTGCTCGTACATGGCCTGGCGGATGGCATCGTCGGGCGCGTCAACCTGCAGGAAATACGTGTTCTGCATCCGGCCGGCGGGTAGAGCGGCCGTACCATTCAGCACCACCTGGCCCCGGCGGATTTCCAGCGTATCGCCCGCAATGGCCACGCAGCGCTTGATGAGGTGGGTGCGCATATCGGCAGGCCGGTCCTGCTCATGGGGCACATGAAATACCACCACGTCGTTGCGCTGCACGGAGCTGAACCCCGGCAGGCGAAAGGCCGGCAACTGAATGGCCTCGGAGTAGCTTTTCAGCTTCGTTCCCCAGATGGTTTGGTGCGTGAGCGGCACCTGCAGTGGCGTTTGGGGCGTGATGGGGCCGTAGTGCAGCCGGCTCACAAACAGGTAGTCGCCCACCATCAGGGAGCTTTCCATGCTGGGCGTGGGGATGTGGTAAGCCTCCACCGCCGACCACCGGATGAGCGTGGCCGCTACCACGGCAAACACCACGGCATCGCGCCATTCGCGGGCGGGGCTTTTGGGTAGGGAAGGCGTGGCGGAAGTGCCGCGACGGCGGAAGTTAAAGAGGCTCATAGAAGTTGGTGTGAAGGTGAGGAGACGTTGCGCGGTGGCGTCGATGCGCCCGGCAACAGCGGCGCGCCAGCCAATGCCCGGACGCAGCCGGTTCTCAACGCTGGCAGCCGGGCATATAGTATCCTGGCTATAAACAAAAAGCGGCTGAAGCCACCGGGGCTCCAGCCGCTTGGGGCTTCTCCAAAAAGCCGCCTAGCGTGAAAAAGGGTATGTCATGCTTCATCTGTCGTCCGTGGAGCCGAAGCATGACGTTCTGTATTTTCCGAATAGGCTCACAAGTAAACGCGCAGGCTACCTCAGTCAACTTGTTACTCCCGGTCGAAGTTGGCGCGCTTGTTCAGGGCGGCCATGCGCACGGTTTCGGCTATGCGCCGGGCGCGGGTAGCAGGCTGCTTGGCGCCCAGCACCCACATCAATAGCATTTTGCGGGCCGTGGGCGAAAAGCCCGCGAAGTGGCGGGCCGCGTCGGCGTTGGCCGCCAGGGCCTCGGCCAGGCCGTCGGGCACGGTACCGGCTTCGGCGGCGTCTAGGCTTTCCCAGGCGCCGTTTTGCCTGGCGCGGGCAATGGCGGCTATGCCGGCGGGCATCAGCTGCCCGGTTTCTTCCAGCCGCACCAGCCGTTCCTTATTTACTTTGCTCCAGCCACTTTTGGGCTTGCGCGGCGTGAACAGCAGCTGCGTCCGGTCGGCGTCGAGCTTGCGCGGGTGCGAGTCGATCCAGCCAAAGCACAAGGCTTCTTCTACCGCTTCGGGGTAAGTTACGCTGGGCTGGCCGCTGTGCTTTTTGCAATACACCAGCCACACGCCGGGGCTGCTGGCGTGGTGCTCGGCCAGCCATTGCCGCCACTCGGCGCGACTGGCGGGCTGGGCCTGGGCGTAGGTATCGGTGCGGGGCATAGGAGGTGGTTGAACGATGCTAAGATGAAGTTTAGCAGCTGTTAGTGTCTGCTGCAAGGGAGAGTTTCAGGTAGCCATGTCTTCTCAATATCACACCAAAGCTTCCCTGCCCAGCTTGGAAGTTGACGGGCATAGTCTCCCCCATGGCTTATCAAAGCAAATAGTAGTGTTCCAACTAAATAAGGATCCGTGGCGCTGAAAATATTGGATGTTATAACGTAGGATTGATCATTAACAAACAGCCCTACATCCATAGAACTCCTCCTCTGCCTGAAACCTAGCTTGGCAGCAATATGCCATACAGTTGTATCAAGGCCTCCCTGACGGCTGGATAAACTGATAGGCAAGCCCGAAATGCTCTCCAGGTCACTCACCAGATTGTCTATTGCTGGCAAGCGACCTGCTTCGAATACGACCTCATAAAATAGCGGAGCGGCCACGATGAATTTTAGTTAGAATTAGGAAACCTGTTAGTATCTTAAAATTAGCTGAATTCTATCAGTTGAAGGCAACCGCCGCCGACCCAAAAATTCCTCTGGCAGCAGTTGCCCAGCCACTCACAACCCCTAACTTTAGCAAAACGCCCCCTCGTCCACCTCTTGATCTTACTACCGATGATGCGCCTGCGTACGTGGATAGGACTGGGCCTGACGCTGGCCGGCTGTGCGCCCCAGGTAGCCGTGCAGCGCCCTGAGTTGTTGCCGCCCGCTCATCGGACCCCAACTCAAACGGTGCTGGTGCTGGCTGCCTCCGAGCCTGTGGAAGCCTCCGCCTGGGAACTGGCCTGCATCCAGGTACGCCCGTCCCTGCTCGCGTTCGGCTCCGACTCGACGGCCCTGCTCCGGCTGGCTACCGAACAGGCCCGCGAGCTGGGCGCCAACCTGCTGCGCCTCGAAAAGCCCACTATTCCGGCTGCAAACGGCTTGCAGGCCCGCGCTTTCCGCACGGCCAGCCTGCAGCCCTACGAGCAGGAAATTCTCTGGCACCCGGCCCGTCGTCTCATGCCCGCCGATTTCAAGGGGCCCAGCCGGGGTGGGCACTGCGAGGCGGCCACCAACAGCGGCATCCGCTACCGCTGCAGCAGTCAGCCCTGGCAGCGCACTACGCGCCTCACCATCGAAACCTACTTCGACTGCCGCCACTCCTCTTTTCACCCCTCGCGCACGCCCGGCCAGACGCTGGCCCACGAGCAGCTGCACTTCGACCTTACCGAACTCTACGCCCGCCACCTCGCCCGGCGCCTCCAGGTCCAGGCCACTACCACCCCCGACCTTACTCGTCGTCACCGCGCCATCTTCCGCCAGCTCATGGCCGAAGCCAACGCCCGCCAGGACCAGTTCGACCGGGAAGTGTACGCCAACCGCCCCCGCTTGCTAACCTGGCAGCGTCAGGTAGCCCAGGAGTTGCGCGCCCTCCAGCCCTACGCCGGCAAGCAGCTGGTGCTGCAGGTGCGCGACCTGGACGAGCAGCTCAGCGCCTACGTGCGCGGCAGCCGGCAGTAAGCCGGGCACAGCGCAGGCATTTAGTAAGGCCTCTTGAACGTCATGCTGAGCGCAGTCGAAGCATCTCTACCGCTTCGTCTGCATGCATCGTTCAACGAAGCAGTAGAGATGCTTCGGCTGCGCTCAGCATGACGGTTGATATACTTCTCGGTTCCTGCTATCCTGGACGAAACAGTCGCACACCTCAACCAGCGCCCAATGCTCGGGCTTAACCGGGATATGTCTTTCTTTAGCCGACAAACCCTCTTTCTGGTCCATGGCACCTGCTCTGCTTTTGCGTAATTTCCTGTTGAAGGCGCTGGCGCTGCTGGCATTGTGCGCATCGATAAGCCAGAACGCTGCCGCGCAGGACAACTACCTCACGGCTATTCCCGACCCCAAAACCCTGGGGGAAAGCTACGTGAGTGACCCCGACCACCTGCTGCAGCCTGGCACGGTGCAGGACCTGAACGCCATCCTGCGCCCCCTCGACCAAAGCGGCCGGGCCCATATCGACGTAGTACTGACCCACAGCATTGGCGAGGAAGTCCCGAAAACCGCCGCCACGGCCTTGTTCAACCGCTGGAAAATCGGGGACAAAACCAAAAACAATGGCCTGCTGATGCTGGTAGTGGAGGACCAGCGGCGGGTGGAGTTTGAAACCGGCTACGGGCTGGAAGCCGACCTGCCCGACGTTATCTGCTTCCGCATTCAGCAGCGCTACATGCTGCCTCACCTGCGCACCCGCAACTACGACGCGGCCGTGCGCGCCGGTGTGGCGGCCCTGCTGCGCCAGCTGGCCACCGGCCGCCTGGAGCCCGCCGACTCAGCGGCTGCTCTGGCCGGGGAGCCCGCCCAAGCTTTCACGGATGACGCTACCCACCTGATTGAAGAGTATCAGCCCGACCCCAATGCGTGGAGTGAGCTGGAAGGCGTGGCTGTGGTGGCGGCGCTGGTGTTTATGGTGGTGTGTGTGCTGGTGCTGGGCTTCCGCATCAAAAAGTCGGCGGCCAACTACTGGGTGCTGTTTCTGGGCGTGCTGCTGATTGCGGGGCTGGTGCTGGCGGCCGTGGTGCTGGACTGGGCCGTGCCGCCTCTGCTGCTCATCGGGCTGTGCTATGCCTGGCCGGGGCTGTACCTGCATGGCTACCTGCGGGAAGTAAACCGGCTATTAGCCGCGAACTACGCCGATAAAAGCCGCCACGCCCGCTACCAGTTCCTGAGCGAAACTCACCACGGCCTGGGCTGGCTGCGGTTCCTGTTTCCGCTGGGCATGGCGTTCTACTGGCCCCGGCACCGGCAGCGCCTGGCCGCTCTGCGCGACGAAGCCTACGCCTGCCCCGTCTGCGCCACGCCCATGCACCGCCTCGACGAAGCCCAGGACGATGCCGCCCTGCAGCCGGGCCAGGCCGCCGAGGAGCGCATTCAGTCCATCGACTACGACGTGTGGCAGTGCCCGGCCTGCCGGCACCAGCTCACCCTCGACTACGCCAACCTCGGCTCCGACGCCGAAGCCTGCCCCAAGTGCCACCACCGAACCCTGGAGCCCCAGCCCGATGAGGAAGTGCAGGCCGCCACTACTTCCCACGGGGGCTGGGGCTGGCACGTACACACCTGCGCCTTCTGCCAGCACGTCAAAAAGGAGAAGTACACCACCTCCCAGCTGTCCTCTTCCAGCCGCTCGTCGTCGGGGTCGTCGTTTTCCGGAGGATCTTCGTCGTCCAGCAGTAGCAGCAGCGGAGGAAGTTCCGGGGGTGGGGGGCGCCGGCAGCAGTTGGTAGCACTGTTAATAACACTTAGGCAGAGGCACGACACTATGCATCTTCTCGCGGCCAATGGTGTGCTTCCCGACCCGGCAAAGTGTGGTTATAGTTACCGTCAAGTAGTCAATAAGGCTGCCCGGAAATATGACAGCCGAAAGTTTCCTCCTTCTTCAGTTCGTAACCAAGAGTCGGAGCAAGGCAGGTTGGAATTATAGCCGTTTCACGAACGGTGCAGAGACGCCTACTTGCGTCTAGTTGTTGAACGCTAGGCGACGCGGACGACAAGACGCGAATACGCTTCTCTACACGCCAATCTGATCAACCCAAAAAACGCACTAGCTTTTTGTTGGGTTGATCAGATTGGTTCCGCAACTGATATACGAGTTACAGCCTGAAGCCTATAGCATCGGGTTGAAACTCGTAGGAAGCGTCGTACATTTGCTCTAAGCACGCTGAAATATTTTTGCTATATCGATGCACATTTCATTGAAAAAGTAGAATCTATTCAGGTGGCTCAGCTGGTCATTCCATAAATTTTATGGCTAGGAAGTTTTATTTGTTTTTCAACCATATTTTGCATGAAGACAGTTTACACAAAACTTGTTGCGCTTCTCTTAACAAGCTGCTTCTCACATCTGGCTCAAGGCCAGGAAAACTATTTACCCGGTACTATTGTCACACCTAAGGGGGATACAATAGCAGGATTTATTGATTACCGAAAGTGGTATCAGAATCCTAAGAAAGTCTCTTTCAAAAAGGAAATTGCAGGCTCCAGCACTGTCTATACCACTAGTGATATAGCCGCATTTAAAGTCAGTGGCGAGCTATATGAAAGTGGGATTGTAACTATTGAGACGTCCCCCTACAAACTACAAGAGCTTAATGACTCATCCATTCCGCAGTACAAAGCGGATACTACGTTTCTGCTGAATATAGTTTCGGGCAATAAGAGCTTGTATCACTACAAAGTGGGGAGCGACAGGGATTTTTTCTATATAAAGTCGGGGCCATCTTTTGAGCTTCTCGTATACAAACAGTATAAAACCATTGATGAACGAAATAACATACCTGACATCAGCAGGCCTTTGGTAGTTAAGGAGAACAATTTTTTTCTAAATCAACTATCATTATATCTAAAAGATTGTAGTGAAATTACCAAGACTTTAAAAAATACTAAGTATAAGCAGAGCGACTTAATTAAAGCCTTTCGTGTTTATTCAGCTTGTACAAATGAAAGTATTAAAACCGCTTCCAGTGACAGGCCGCGAAATCAGCTGGGTATTTTTGTAGGCCCCTCTGCGGGTACGATGCACTTCAAGGGAATGACGCTTAATGGTGCTTCTGATTTAGCTCTCAATAAATCCATCGTAGGAGGGGCTTACTGGAATATAGCTCTTCCCAGAAGCCTATCAAATTTTTCGTCCTATAATGAATTGATGTTTACCAGCTTTTCAATCAAAGGCGAAAACGAGGTTTTTACTAGCGCGGATAATTATGAAAAAACCGTATTTGAATTTAACTATGCATATTTAAAGATAAATACGATGCTTCGTTATACGCGCCAATTAGGGAGCGGCTATGGCTTTGTAGGTGCAGGTATTTCAAATGGTTATGCCATAAAAGAGAATAATGAAGCCACTACTACTAAAAAGTTTTACTCCACTACAGAAACGTTCAAGAAGCCATTGTTCCCTACTTCAAAATATGAGCAAGGGTTTCTTCTGGGTGTAGGCGCTGGAGTGAAAAAAATATCCGGGGAAATTAGATATGAAAGAAGCAACGGCTCACTAAATGCAGTGATGTACAGCAATAATATAGAGCGATACTCGCTTTTATTAGGGTATAGATTAGGGAAGTAATACTCAAGTTTCTGTATAGCTGCGATGGTGCTCACCCCTTGTCCCTGACCTGGCAGCTAAGCGCGATTCTCCTCGGCACACCCGATTAATACCAATAGAAATGTAAAAAGCGGCTGAAGCTCCCGTGAGTTTCAGCCGCTTTTTATGATTGGGCAACGAGCGGTAGAGATGCTTCGGCTTCGCTCAGCATGACGTTCTTTTGAATTGCTGAGTCGTTTTGGGCTTACATGTGAATCGCCCGGTTCTCGGTGGCGGCGAGGCAGGCTTCCTTCATGGCTTCGGCGTAGGTGGGGTGGGCATGGCTCATGCGGGCTACGTCCTCGGCGGAGGCGCGGAACTCCATGGCCGTTACGGCTTCGGCAATGAGGTCGGCGATGCGCGGGCCGATCATGTGCACGCCCAGGATTTCGTCGGTTTCCTTGTCGGCCAGCACTTTCACGAAGCCGTCGAGGTCCATGGAGGCGCGGGCGCGGCCCGAGGCACGGAACGGGAACGAGCCGGTTTTGTAGGCCTTGCCCTGCTCCTTCAGCTGCTCTTCGGTGTAGCCTACGCCAGCCACTTCGGGCCAGGTGTACACCACCCCGGGGATGAGCAGGTAGTTGATGTGCGGCTTCTGGCCCACAATAGTTTCGGCCACGAACACGCCTTCTTCCTCGGCCTTGTGGGCCAGCATAGCCCCCCGAATCACGTCGCCAATGGCGTAGATGCCAGGCACCGAGGTTTGCAGGTGCTCGTCTACCTTGATGCGGCCGCGCTCCTCCATTTCCACGCCAGCGGCTTCCAGGTTCAGGCCCGCGGTGTAGGGCACGCGGCCCACGGCTACCAGGCAGTAGTCGCCCTCAAACTTCACTTCCTCGCCCTTGGGGTTGGTAGCAGTGACAGTCACGGTGTCGCCCGCGCGGGTAGCGCCGGTTACTTTGTGACTCAGGAAGAACTCGATGCCGATTTTGCCCAGGATGCGCTTGAGCTCTTTGCCCAGGCCGCGGTCCATGGTCGGAATCAGGGAGTCCATGAACTCCACCACCGACACTTTCGCGCCGAGGCGGGCGTACACCGACGCCATTTCCAGCCCGATGACGCCG belongs to Hymenobacter sp. J193 and includes:
- a CDS encoding formylglycine-generating enzyme family protein produces the protein MLPSPALASAVDTLQAQLVEIPAGQIQLRDDRLKRQWQVDVGPFWLAAFPITQALYRAVTGEAPSRFLGEEHPVEMVSWHEAVTFCNRLSEAAGLTSCYHFGPEAEAVRFAPLAPGYRLPTEAEWEYACKAGTPGTRYGELDNIAWYKGNSGQTTQPVGQKLPNAWGLYDMLGNVWEWCSDIYDEAVYGSYRIMRGGGWCDEPRGCLATNRRRSHPRSFQIDDLGFRVARNGH
- the lepB gene encoding signal peptidase I — encoded protein: MSLFNFRRRGTSATPSLPKSPAREWRDAVVFAVVAATLIRWSAVEAYHIPTPSMESSLMVGDYLFVSRLHYGPITPQTPLQVPLTHQTIWGTKLKSYSEAIQLPAFRLPGFSSVQRNDVVVFHVPHEQDRPADMRTHLIKRCVAIAGDTLEIRRGQVVLNGTAALPAGRMQNTYFLQVDAPDDAIRQAMYEHGVVDYNEPDGMPRASINPETGKSGFLISCTAEVAEYFRRQPYAQGLTVPTYAVSLFPGVADFHNPAAASTNQPPTWQLDDYGPLVVPRKGQTVALTPTNAGMYYTIVAQYEHNEGISWQNGTIYQHGRPLTSYTIKQNYYFMMGDNRHNSEDSRFWGFVPEDHIVGKAFFVWLSIDPYADLLHKIRWDRLFRPIS
- a CDS encoding YdeI family protein — encoded protein: MPRTDTYAQAQPASRAEWRQWLAEHHASSPGVWLVYCKKHSGQPSVTYPEAVEEALCFGWIDSHPRKLDADRTQLLFTPRKPKSGWSKVNKERLVRLEETGQLMPAGIAAIARARQNGAWESLDAAEAGTVPDGLAEALAANADAARHFAGFSPTARKMLLMWVLGAKQPATRARRIAETVRMAALNKRANFDRE
- a CDS encoding YgcG family protein, coding for MAPALLLRNFLLKALALLALCASISQNAAAQDNYLTAIPDPKTLGESYVSDPDHLLQPGTVQDLNAILRPLDQSGRAHIDVVLTHSIGEEVPKTAATALFNRWKIGDKTKNNGLLMLVVEDQRRVEFETGYGLEADLPDVICFRIQQRYMLPHLRTRNYDAAVRAGVAALLRQLATGRLEPADSAAALAGEPAQAFTDDATHLIEEYQPDPNAWSELEGVAVVAALVFMVVCVLVLGFRIKKSAANYWVLFLGVLLIAGLVLAAVVLDWAVPPLLLIGLCYAWPGLYLHGYLREVNRLLAANYADKSRHARYQFLSETHHGLGWLRFLFPLGMAFYWPRHRQRLAALRDEAYACPVCATPMHRLDEAQDDAALQPGQAAEERIQSIDYDVWQCPACRHQLTLDYANLGSDAEACPKCHHRTLEPQPDEEVQAATTSHGGWGWHVHTCAFCQHVKKEKYTTSQLSSSSRSSSGSSFSGGSSSSSSSSSGGSSGGGGRRQQLVALLITLRQRHDTMHLLAANGVLPDPAKCGYSYRQVVNKAARKYDSRKFPPSSVRNQESEQGRLEL
- the lpdA gene encoding dihydrolipoyl dehydrogenase, with product MNQYDVTVIGSGPGGYVAAIRCAQLGLKTALIEKYDTLGGTCLNVGCIPSKALLDSTEHYHNAAHTFKEHGIELSDLQINMNQLIDRKNGVVKANTDGIQFLMKKNKIDVLHGVGSFVDKTHISIAPTAGGEAQQIETKNVIIATGSKPTVLPFIQQDKQRIITSTEALNIREVPKHMIVIGGGVIGLEMASVYARLGAKVSVVEFMDSLIPTMDRGLGKELKRILGKIGIEFFLSHKVTGATRAGDTVTVTATNPKGEEVKFEGDYCLVAVGRVPYTAGLNLEAAGVEMEERGRIKVDEHLQTSVPGIYAIGDVIRGAMLAHKAEEEGVFVAETIVGQKPHINYLLIPGVVYTWPEVAGVGYTEEQLKEQGKAYKTGSFPFRASGRARASMDLDGFVKVLADKETDEILGVHMIGPRIADLIAEAVTAMEFRASAEDVARMSHAHPTYAEAMKEACLAATENRAIHM